The Eubalaena glacialis isolate mEubGla1 chromosome 3, mEubGla1.1.hap2.+ XY, whole genome shotgun sequence nucleotide sequence TGTTCCGAATTTGTAAAAATGCTCCATTGCAGTGGATCCCCGCAGGCACTTACGCTCCCGTCCCCGGCCCGCGCCTCCTCCGGGTGGGGCCGTGCCTGCGACACCGGGCGGGTGCCACCCGCGAAAAAAAGGCATCAGAGGGAAGCTTCAACATTATCGGGACACTTTATTCCTCAGGACGTTACAGGCTAACTCTCCCGGCGGAGCAGGTCAGTTCTGTTTCTGTGGAAAGTGTGCACCTTCGAAGTCGGGGACACTTTCTCCCTCGGACACGGGCACCGCGGCCTCCGCGGCGCAGGCACAAGAAGCAAGTTCCTCCGGTGCAGGCGGCCGCGGGCCGGATGGAGGGGCTGTTCTGCCCGGGCCGCCGGCGCCCAGCCCGGCATGCATGCGCAGTGGTCGGGGACAGGCCCGCACCCTCCGCCCGCGTCCACGACGAGAACGCGGCGCCTCACGCGGACTCCTCGGCGGACAGCAGCAGCGGGTGGGTGTATTCAAACCCTTCGAACTCCGACTGGTCGATCCTCTTGAGGACGTCCCTGCGGGCACCGCACAGGGCAGGCTCGACGGGCCCGCGCGAGACGCCGCCCCCGTCCCGGCCCCGCAGCTCGGGACGCCCCGCCCCCCCGCGAGACCCACCCCCCCGCACGTCCACGCCCCCGCAGCTCACGACGCCCCGCCTCCCACGCGAGACCCCACCCCCCCGCACGTCCACGCCCCCGCAGCTCAGGACGCCCCGCCTCCCACGCGAGACCCCACTCACCCCCGCACGTCCACGCCCCCGCAGCTCGCGAGACCCCACCCCCCCGCACGTCCACGCCCCCGCAGCTCGCGAGACCCCACCCCCCCGCACGTCCACGCCCCCGCAGCTCACGACGCCCCGCCCGTCCGGCAGGTCTTACTCGTCGTCCGGGGTCAGCTGCACCGGCTCGCTGGTGAACTGTGTGTCGAAGTTGTCCAGGCCGTAGTCGTCCGTTATCTGCGGCTGGAAGGGCGGCAGGGCCTGCTTCTTCCCCAGCTGCAAGAAGACACGCGGTCAGACCCACGCGCGCCGGCTCAGCGCCCGCTTGGAGTTTGTACAAACACAAACCACAAACCAATTGAACAGGAAGAGACCACCTTTAAATATGCCTCATGTTTAAAGGCCGATTGTTTTTCTCTTAAAGTCCAGCAGGAAAATTTTCCAAAGTCATAAAAACCCTACTTGAGCTGAAAAATGCCAGCAGCGCAGGCCGCACAGGACGTACCTGGGATGCAGCGCAAGGTCCGACCACCCACGCGAGACCCCACGCCATCTGGGGTCTGCACCCCCCCCCTCGGCAGCCCCACCACTTAAACCAAAGGAGGCTGGCTTGGgaagtttcttcctttcttaatcTGGGAACCCAGGTCATAAAGGAGCTGGGACCTGGCAGGGACACCCCTGCCCACACTGGAACCCCTTCTCCCAAAAAAGCCTTAAGTGaccatttctctgttttcttttttatatataaatttatttttggctgcattgggtcttcgttgccgtgcaagggctttctctagttgtggcgagtgggggctatgcctcggcggtgtgcaggcttctcattgcggtggcttctcttgctgcggagcacaggcttcagtagttgtggcacgtgggctcagtagttgtggcacgtgggctcagtagtcgtggctcgcgggctctagagcgcaggctcagtagttgtggcgcacgggcttagttgctccgcggcatgtgggatcttcccggaccagggctcaaacctgtgtcccctgcattggcaggcggattcttaaccactgcgccaccagggaagccctctatgtaTTTCTAATCCCAAAGGTATGCACGGCAGTAAAACGCTTGTCAGGCGGGAAATGGGGTGTCTCAGGACCCAGACTCTGCTTCCTACTCGACATTTAGGAGGACGAGACACTCTCATGCCTGGAGAGGGCGAGTCGCGTGCTGGGGCAGAGCAACTCAGCGCCGCACTGCTCACAGTGAGGACGGAGGACGGCGAGGATGGAGTGGCCCCCACGTTCACTCACTCGGTGACAtaacccaccctcccaccccccgcccaggTGTGTGCTGCGCACTTGTGCTGGGCCAGGCGTGCTCCTAAGAATTCAGATCGAGCCGTAAGTGAGAGATAAGGTCCCTGCCCCATGGGGTCTGCTCCCGCCCACGCCAGTCACGTGTGAGCCGGCAGCCAGCCCTCCAGCCCGGACCCCTCAGCTCTCAAGGCCCGGAGCAGCTTGATTCAGGAAAAGGATGACCCAAGCCTTTCGGGACTGGCTGCCCCCTTCCCTTGGAGGGTCTGAGTGAGCGCTGAGCCTGGAAACCTCCACCTTAGTGGGGCCTCCACGGGACCCCGTCCAAGATGTGGAACTGTCCCAAGGCCCCGTGTGGGGAGAGAGCGACAGCCGAGTCAAAAATAAGCCCCCAGCCCACCTCAGCTCACACCCCCTTTGCACTGTGAGGCCCAGAGCCATGAGGAACTCCAGTTATAACAAGAGAAACAAACTGGGCCTGGAATGTTGAAACACGTTCCATAAGTTGTGGGGACGTGGGAGGGATGAACACAGGTTCTGCTGGCGAAGTTGGTGCATGAAATGAGGATGTCACAGAAATAGACGAATCCTTCCCAGTAACGCCCAAGTGTCAGGGCTGAGGCCAGCACACCTGCCAGGGCCCCAGCAGCATCCATGGCCAGGCCACTGGGCAGAGGAACGCCTGTCTCTGTCACCCAGGCGATGCAGGAGCAGAGGGGAACGGGCCGACCCACAGGCAGAGCGGGGTCACCAGTgtttgtgtgcgtgcatgtgtctGCACACCCGTGTACACACTGCAATCACAAGGCctgaaagaggtgagggaggggtggaggtCGGGGAAGGGCACAGCTGTGCAAAGACAGGAGCGGACCTGCTATGTCGGGGCGTCGAGGGGATCACGAAGCCCCAGTGGGGGAGGCCGTTGCTGCTAGGGGCCAGGCGGGAAGCAGGGGACCAGCCCGGATGAGGGTGGGTCAGACCCAGGTGGCCacagtgggggtgggagaaggtCCAGACCCTGGAGGTTGAGTCCCTGAGGACTGGGTGGGTCAAGGTGCACTGCAGGGGGGAGGGGCCACGGTGCACCGGGATGTCCTATTGGAACTAGCTAGCCGGCCAAGTGGAAACGTCCGGGAGCTGAATCAACTCAGGCGGATGGCAGCGGTCACAGACTGGGCACCCCGCCATGGGACCCCCGGCATGGCATGGACGCCCAGGCAAGGCTGCTCCCAGGCCCTTCAAGCagcagccccccgccccccgccccccaggggcTTGTCAGGCCCCCTCCTTGTTCTTCACGTGAGTTTCCAGATGGCTCCCCGCCCATTTCCATCCATCCCGCCCCCCTCGAGGGCCGCCCACCACACGGGGCAGGGGGCTGTATCAGATTCCGCGCTGCTTTACCAGGTCCCAGTCTATACTACGGAAGAAAGCGTGAGACTTGATGTCGGAAAATCCAGTCTGCGGCCGGCAGCCGAGCCTCTCCTTAGGGTCCTGGGGGTCAGAGTTCAAATGAGGACAAGTCAGCACAGAGCAAGGCAGCCCCTGATTCCTGGGCCCAGCAGGGGAACGGGCCTGCCCTCCCCGGGACTTAGAGACCTTTAGCAGACCACCCCCCACCGGCCCAGCACCCAGGTGAAGGCCAGACGTTCCCTTCATTAGAAACGCTTCCTCCCAACAGGTTAAGCTCCTCCGGGAAGTTCCTCTTCGGCATCACTTCTTGTGTTACATTTTGTCAAGTGTGAACAAGCATCCATAGGACATTCAAGGAAGGACGCAGAGAGTCACACCCACACCCGACACTAAAAATGCCAACCAGCTGGTGGAGCCATGGCCCCAGTAACTGAGAAAGGGCCGCAGCCATGGCCGGCTCGGCCACCACGGTGGCCACGAGCGTACCTTGTTTAAAAATCCTTTCAACACGTGGGAGGCCTTGACTGAGAGGAACCGGGGGATCCGGATGGGCTTCTCCAGGATGACTGCAACGGCCGGGACCGGGAGGTGAGAGCCAGTCCCTTCTCCGCGCCCGGCCCCCGCCCGCCATGTCAGCTCTGCCCAGCAGCCAGGGAGCCGGCGGCCTGCAGGGTGCTGGGAACCCTTTCTGAGCAGGAGGCTCGGGGCGCTCGTGGTGCCCTGGGCCCCGTCCTACACCCCAGCAGGGTCTCGAGGCCTCAAAGGGCCCTAGTGCCCACGGTCACATGTGCTCACGATCACGTAGGAACCAACGGCGGCTCAGCTGGCCCTGCGTCCCCACGTCCTCGGGTGCCAGGGGGCACAGTGGGGACAGCCTCAGTCCTGAGCCCCAGCATCCCGGGGCCCAGATGGCGAGGAGCTGTGGCTGGAAGGGGGCGGCACTGGGGCTGAGCACAGCCCCTGCCCGGGAGTCTGATGTGCACACCTGGCGTGGGCGGAAGGGAGTTTGGGCTAAATCAGGACAGATTCTCTTTCCCGTGGGCGTGACAGTGCcgtgtccccccccccccgtttcACGGGGGCTATGCTCCCTGAGAGCCGGTTGTGGACAGGCGGCCCCGCCTAGTCTGTGGCAGCCGCGGGGACCAGCCtggggacctgcacctctgaaaGGGGACAACCCGCGGGGTGTGGAGGCAGCTGGACGCATGGGCCACGCACCTTGGAAAAGGTAGTCCTCGGTGTTCATGTCGGGGTTGTCGGTGATGATGTCGAAGGGGGAGCGGCCAGCCATCATCTCGAACATCAGCACGCCCAGGGCCCACCAGTCCACGCTGAACCCTGGGGAGAGCGCGCGCCTGTCACGCCGGGCCTTTGCAGCTGTGCCGTCCCGTCACGGGCCGACAGTCGTGACAGTGGGCGTCTCCTGGCCCACAACGGAGGATGTGTGTCCCCGGCGtctcccaggcagcctggcctccCCTCCGTCCACTGTCCCGGGACGCTCGGCTCCTCCTTACTAGCTGCAACGCTGTCTTCACATCAAGGCCGTCCACGGACGGCCAGCTGCTCCCAGTGTCTGGGGCCGTCCACCTCCATCACACACGGGATCCCCACCCCAGGCCAGGCTCTAGACTCCCTGCTCTGGTCCACAGCTGCCGTCTGTCCTTCTCTGGCTACTAAGTGACTTCAATCCTATCAGCCTCCTGGGTACCCAGGTATCTGAGGGTGCGAGAACCTGCCACCCTGCCTACCCCCCGACTTTTAACAGCAAGGAAAATGTGTGGAAATATTTGACGGTATATTTGTGATGTGAAAACAGCAGAACCCAAGGAAGGGGTGGACAAGCTCCAGTGTCCACGGGGGCTGTGCGTGGCTCTAGTGGCTCTGGGGAACCCCCTCCGGCGGGCGGCACCCACTGACTCGGGACACCCGCCTTGGCTCTGTCTTTGCTTTGTCTTCTCCTTCCCAAGCCCTTCGGGCTCCTTGACCAGAGGGATCCTGTCCAGTGACCTCGCCAGGGGACACTCAGGTGGACACAGAGGACAACAGCTGGGGACTGAGGCCAGTTAGTGACCTGGGGCTGGGACGAGGTGAGGGTGTGCGTTTTAGTGTAATTTGGTTAGGAAGACCCCTCTCCCCGGCTGCTGGGCCAGGGCCCCGGAGCCCCTGGTTGGGACCCCCGGCAGGGTTGGCCCCAGGCAGgcccacctccctctctctctgctccgCGGCCAAGTCCCCAGGGAGAGGAAACTCCCAGGGCTTGGGTCGTGCTCTCCCGCCTCCTCTGAGCCCAGCGCCCTAGCGCCCCGCCCGCGCTCACCGTACTCCTCTCCCCGCAGGATTTCCGGGGCGATGTAGTTCGGGGTTCCGCAGAAAGTGCTTGTCGTGTCACCGGGGCCCAGGCCTTCCTGTAGGGATAAAGCCAGTTACCAGGAGGGAGGGGCCCGCCAGACACACCCCCGCCGGCGAGAGAACCCACAGAGGACCGGTGATGTGGGGGCGGCCGGAGCCCGGCAGCCAGGACGAGACGGAGCGGGCGCTGGGCTGCCCGGGACCCCCAGAGGCAGGTGGGGGCAGCGGGCCGGGAGCCCACCTTGCACATGCCGTAGTCCGTCAGCTTGATGTGGCCGTCGGCGTCGAGGAGAACGTTGTCCAGCTTCAGGTCCCGATAAATAATCCCTCTCTCGTGTAGGAAGTTGAGCGCGATACAAATCTCAGCAGCGTAGAACCTGGGGAGGGGGTGACACCCGTCATCAGCAGAGAGAACCCAACCAGGAACCGGGACGGGGGCCCAAGCAGACAGACGTCCCGTATGCTCCGTTGAAGAGCGCATGGGCCGACAGGACAGGGCAAGGCACGCAGCGTCCTAGTGGTCAGGGAGACGCAAACCAAACCCACCGTGAGACATCACCTCGCGCCCACCAGGACAGCCACTATCCAAACCCCCCAGACAGAAAagaacaagtgctggtgaggatgtggagaaactggaacccttgtgcactgctggtgggaatgtaaaatggtgcagctgctgtggaaaacagtatggaggttcctcaaaaaaattaaaaattagaattaccatgtgacccagcaatacTACTTCTgcgtatatacccaaaagaattgaaaacagggactcgaATGGGTatttgtacccccatgttcacagcagcactattcgccGTAGCTAAAACACAgaagcaacacaagtgtccattgtcagatgatggataaacaaaatgtggtccattcaCACAATGCAGtaatattcagccttaaaaagggaggAGATTCTGACACCTGCTCCAGCGTGGGTGGACCTTGAGGccactatgctgagtgaaataagccaggcacgaAAGGACACATCCTACATGATCCCGCTTCTACGAGGTCCCTGGAggagattcatagagacagaaagtaggagggtggggcccagggctgggggaggggtggggagtgagtgTCTCATGGGGCCAGAGCGTcggtttgggaagatgagaaagttctggagatgacggtggtgatggctgtacaacacCGTGAATGTGCTTAACGCCACTGAGCTGTGCACTTATAAATGGCTGAGACAGTAAtttcatgtgtattttaccacaattagaaAAAGAGGACATGAGTGTGTGGGGCTCGCTGTTCTTGACTGATTACCCGCCTCCCCCCAAAAAGGATCTATGGTGACTCATAATGCCGCGTGGAATTATTTTCCAGTGaggaaatgaggaaaagagaaaaatatggaaaacaggaaaGAGCTACGTACGGGGTGGAAATAAACGCCCCACCCGCCCGTGAGGCCAAGGCTGCGTGGCGGTGATGGGGTCAGTGTCCCTGAGAGTCATTTAAAAAGAAACGGAGATTGTCTTTCCTCTTCCAGGCAAGCCCCTGCTGTACATCGTGCAGATGGTGGGGAGCGGCCTTGCCGTCCAGGCGGCTAAGCTGATAGTCGGGACGTTCACCCCGTTTCAGAAACAGGCAAAAGCACAGCGCCATCACACACACAGTGCTCCGGGGGGTCGGCCACTCCCAGGACCCTCCCGGCTCTGGCCTGGCCCCTGGAAGGAGGCAGTGACCCCCTGTGCCCCTTCCCCAAATCCacttccccccccgccccccccaggtctccccccgcccccggctgCCCAAATccactcccccccgccccccccgtccCCCCACCGGCTGCCCAAATccactcccccccgccccccccggtCCCCCCCCCGCCGCTGCACAAATCCacttccccccccgcccccggctgcACAAATCcactccccccccgcccccccggctGCACAAATCCACTCCCCCCCCCCGGCTGCCCAAATccactcccccccgcccccccccacccccggctgcCCAAATCcactccccccccgcccccgccacccccGGCTGCCCAAATCCACTCCCCCCACACCCTCCCGGTCCCCCCCCCCCTGCTGCACCCACCTGGCGTGCTCCTCGGGCAGCTTCCTCTGTCTCTGCATGTGGAACATGAGGTCACCCCCGTTGACGTACTCGATGACCAGGAACAACCTGCGGGACACATGGCGGGGAGGCCAGGGTCACAAGCGCGGCCGGGACCCCCAGGGGTCCCCCTCTCTGGCCGGTCACCCTCCTGAGAGGCCCAGGGAAGGCGGTGACCGGGGCTGCCCGCCCCACTCTGGGGTCAGGGGGAAGCCGCTCAGCTCTGACTCCGATGCAGTAAAACTCCGGAGAGAAACTCTCGTTCACCACTCGCTGCATCCAACACAGTTATTTGTTCTCCCAGGGTGCCAGGCCTGCCTTTggttaaaaaaggtaaaaataaggcAGGGCTGGTGGCCGGAGGCCcactggggcagggagggcactACGTGGCTGGGTGGCCGCAGAAGGCCTCCCCAGGGAGCAGAAGCCCGgatggtggggggatggggaggggccacgggggagggcagagagctgaGGGACCACCCCGTAGGCCAAGGGGCCCGGCTCGGCAGGAGAAGCCAGAAGGGCAGGTGCACAAGCCAGGTGATGCGAATGACCCTCTGGCTGCTGTCTGGATGGACGCcagggagtggggaagggcaGGCGGAGGGGGAGGAGGTGCCCAGGTGAGAGCACAGGTGCGCTGGCCAGGAGGGCCTGAGGCAGAGGCCACAAGATCGCCAGTGGGCTGGGCAGCCAGGAGGGGAAGGAGTGGGTGGGACCCTCCCGGACCCTCCCTGAACAGCAGGTCCCAAGGCGGAGGGTCAGGCTCGCTGACCTGGCCACAGGGAGTCGGCGATGCCAGCTGCCCtccaggagggggctgggggcagcgggGTCGGGGCCTCCGGCGGGAGGATCCCTGTGATTGACAGATCCGTCCTCTGGATGCAGGCAGGGCCCCTCAAGTCTCCAAACAATTTACCATTTACCATGTGGTTTCTTTTCTGATAAGATCCTTCCCGCATTTAATAAGGttccattttcaaaattaaattcacACACGATTTTCCAGAAATACCCTGCTGAGGGCAGCTCGTGGATTTTTAGGTCAGCGGCTCCTCTGGGCGCTTTTGGAGAGTTGGGAGCACAGAGGGAGGGGAGCAAACCCGCTGGCCCCCCAGCCTGTCTGCATCCCTGATTCAGTGATGACGTACTTTAACACGGAGCAAGTGAACGAGCTGCAAATCGCCTTCCAAGTCTCTGATTACATATTAAGACTAGAAACAACTCCTAAATACATAAATAGCAGAAATGGAGACAAAAGCCTGACCACTGGGTGGGTAGCCAGAGCCTTCCCTGTCATCCTGGAGAAAACCCAGCTCCTCTGTGGGGGCGGGGCGGCTCCCCTGCCTCCAAAGGATGCTCTCGGAAAGGGTCCAGGAACCCTGGCTCTGACACGGGTCCGCCCGTTTTGCAGGCAGACTGTACTCACGCACATTttgcctgtggctgctttcacactacaacagAGGTGAGAGACGGAAAAAGCTTGCCGATCCGCTACAAACAGCAAGGACGAACGACAGCTGTACAGCCCCCGCTGACCGTCGGGCACTATTCCAACACGTGTGCACGTCTAATCCTGGCAGCTACCCTGAGGGAAGTGCTATGCAGGTCCTCGACCCCTGGGGAGAGGCCTAAGACCACacggtttttaaaaaaagcatttactAACAACTCTGTGACATCAAAGCACAGGACGGTATTTGCCACCAGCACCCGGAATCAAGCAGCCCCAGGAGGTGTGTTCACCCCAACGTGGGTGCTCCCCAGGAAACGGATGTGGCCGCCCACACAGGGACAGAAAGCAACGCCAttccagagaaaagaaagaaatacgcCAATGCTAGAGACAGACGCCGACACGATGGCTTAGGGAGCAGAAGAAATTTAAGGGGACATTTAAGCACCCAGAGAAGAAGAAGCAATGGTAGTTTCCTTTCTGTATCCAGGGGAAAGCCCGTCAAGGGAGTTTCAAGAGAAGCCACATCTCTACGCATGGAGGCAGGGACATGTTCAGCTGGTCTGTGGCTGTCGCCTGGGGACCCGGGTCTCAGGTAACTTGCTGATCAAGGAATTTATTTAATTCGTGAAACTGATCAGCTACAAGAACAGAGCAagatgttttttttccttaaagcaaCTGTATATCTAAAGATTTTTTCATTCTACAAATAAATCTTAATACTACTTCCAACATTTCacttttcctctttaatttttacaGGAGTATACtggatttacagtgttgtgttagtttcaggtgtgctaCTTTCAACACTTCTTTAGAGCAAAACCCCACCAGAGCCGTCAGGGGCTGACTCACTCTGATGACAATGCTTTGTGTGACTCAGACGAGCTGGCTGCTGTGACAAAACGCCCCGATGTCCATGGCCAAGTGCAGCTGAAGGCCGTCTCTGGGCTTCACGCCCGGGGCTCTGCCATGTCGGGCCTCCCGCGTCCCTGCACGTGAGCCCCTGGGGCGCAGCCACAGTTGGCACGTGTGTGATGCCAGGATGGGAAAGAAGCCACCCCTGGGGCTGAGACAGCAGCTTACGTTTCCTCGGTACTTAACAAAATGTGCAAAATATAGTAAAACCTCGCAAAACAGGATTCATCAAGAGCTGGAGACAGAAAGGGGAGTAAACACCACAGTCAACTCACAGGCTGGGACCAGGGCAGGAGCAGAGGCCAGAAGCCGGCCCTACGTGCCTGTCCCCCATCACCTGAGGAAAACCTGGGATGTGGGGCCTGTCCGATGGCTGAGGGCGCCGGGGGCAGGGGAAGAGGGGACCGTGGCCCCGTCTGCATGGGAGATGCTCTCCTCAGCTCGGGGATGAGTCAGGCCAGGCCCCTACCTCCCCACAGCCCCCATGGGATAAAACACcagccccgggcttccctggtggtgcagtggttaagaatccgcctgccaattcaggggacgtgggttcaagccctggtctggtaagatcccacatgccgcgtgcgccgcaactattgagcccaagtgccacaactactgagcctgtgtgccacaactactgaagcccgtgcacctagagcccgtgctccgcaaaaagagaagccactgcaatgaaaagcccgcgcaccgcaacgaagagtagcccccgctcgctgcaactagagaaagcccgcgtgcagcaacaaagacccaatgcagcccaaaataaacaaatttatatatacatatattaaaaaaaccacCAGCCCCATACCTCGCTCAGAGGGGACACTGATGGCATGGGACAGTGTGCTGAGATCAAGAGGTAATGCCACATGGACACCAGCAGCTGGCTGCATCTGGCCCCCCACCCATGTCTGTCAATAAAGCTTTATCGGAACACTGTCTTTGTCTGTCCGAACCCCAGTGAGTAGCTGTCACAGAGACCGTGTGGCCCTCAAAGGTgaaaatacttactatctggtCTTTTGAAAAAAAGTGTCGACCCCTGGTGTAAAAAATAACAAGAACAGCAGCTTTTACAGCCCTCACAAAACGTCAGGCACTATTCCAAGCACATCTGTGTATAAAACTTAACCTGAGAACCGTGCAGTAGGCTCTAGGAGtttccctattttacagacagggaCACTGAGGCACTGGGAGGTGAAATAACTTTCCCAGGATCACACAGTTACTGTCTAATAAGATCTGATACCGGGTGATTTGGATGAATCCAGAACCCACGCCTGGAGCCCCACCCCCAGTTACCGACCCCCCATCACAGGGGTGGCTGCCCCCCAGAGGAGCTCAgggacagaagaaaggaaaagaggaaccAGACAAGCACCTGGGCTCCCGACAATGAACGACAGACAGGAAAGGAGGCTGAGGGCCAAAGGGAGCATCTCAGAAGAGACCACCCTCATTccctaatgaaaacacaaatcagAAACACAAGGCGAGCCCCAGGACAGACATGGTCAGAACCAAAACCCTGACTCAGAAGGATGCTCACAGCTATCACGGTGAGCATGCAAACCAGACAGAGCCCACGGCTCTGGGACAGCTGCCAACAGAAAAGGGAAGCTGGCAACTCCAGGCCCAGAAAAACCTCCTCCTGGAGCGGGGGGATGAACAGCTTGTCTCCATC carries:
- the PRKCZ gene encoding protein kinase C zeta type isoform X3 encodes the protein MELEEALRLSCQRKDAGLTLHVFPSIPEEPGMPCPGEDKSIYRRGARRWRKLYRANGHLFQAKRFNRRAYCGQCSERIWGLARQGYRCINCKLLVHKRCHVLVPLTCNRHMDSVMPSQEPAVDDKSDDVDLPSEETDGIAYISSTRKHDNIEDEPEDLKPVIDGMDGIKISQGLGLQDFDLLRVIGRGSYAKVLLVRLKKNDQVYAMKVVKKELVHDDEDIDWVQTEKHVFEQASSNPFLVGLHSCFQTTSRLFLVIEYVNGGDLMFHMQRQRKLPEEHARFYAAEICIALNFLHERGIIYRDLKLDNVLLDADGHIKLTDYGMCKEGLGPGDTTSTFCGTPNYIAPEILRGEEYGFSVDWWALGVLMFEMMAGRSPFDIITDNPDMNTEDYLFQVILEKPIRIPRFLSVKASHVLKGFLNKDPKERLGCRPQTGFSDIKSHAFFRSIDWDLLGKKQALPPFQPQITDDYGLDNFDTQFTSEPVQLTPDDEDVLKRIDQSEFEGFEYTHPLLLSAEESA